A window of bacterium genomic DNA:
CCGTCGAGCAGCGCGGCGGCCTCGCGGTATGCCGGATGCGCGAAGAACGCCCGGGCGCCGCCCTCGTCGGCGCAGTGCACCTCGAGCACGAGGTCGGCCCGTCCCATTTTCGCCCAGCCCAGGTCGTCGGCGACCTCGAGCGCAAGAGCGGCATCGCAGTCGGCGCGCAAGGCGACGAGCGCCCGCCGCGCGTCACGCCTGCTGGGTGCGTCGACCCCCTCACGCCAGGAGTAGAGCGCCAGATGGCGCACCCGGCCCTGGACCGACGCCGGCCCCCTGTAGAGGTAATCGGCCCGGGCTGTCAGCTCGTCGTGCGTGATCGTGTCGATGAAGCCGCCGACCCGGTAGTGGTGGGGGTCGTCGTTGTACGCGTCCCACGACGCCTTGTCGCGGTGATCCCGGAGCAGCGCGAGCTCGTAGTTCGCGGCCCCGGACAGACCGAGGTCTTCCCCGAAGTCCACGGCATCGACGCGGCTCGCGTAGCTGATGTAGGCGAGCCCCTCCTTCGCCCGCAGCCGGTGCTCCGGCGTGGCGCGCTCGTTCCACCGCCACAGGACGACGCGCCGCAACACGGGTGAGATCGTCACGCTAGTACCCCCGCATGACGTGGGTGACCCGCGCCGTCCATTCGTACTTGGTCGCCGGCGCAATGCTGCCCATCGCGGCGGCGTACCGCGGGCCCTCCACCAGGGTCCGGGCCGCCGCCGGGTCCGTCAGCTGCACGTCCGCCATCCAATCGAAGTTGGCCGCGGTCCGGCCGGAGTTCTCGCCGGTCACGACCGAC
This region includes:
- a CDS encoding Dabb family protein, coding for MTISPVLRRVVLWRWNERATPEHRLRAKEGLAYISYASRVDAVDFGEDLGLSGAANYELALLRDHRDKASWDAYNDDPHHYRVGGFIDTITHDELTARADYLYRGPASVQGRVRHLALYSWREGVDAPSRRDARRALVALRADCDAALALEVADDLGWAKMGRADLVLEVHCADEGGARAFFAHPAYREAAALLDGLTRRERTAVIQHRMQSG